Proteins encoded by one window of Vigna radiata var. radiata cultivar VC1973A chromosome 5, Vradiata_ver6, whole genome shotgun sequence:
- the LOC106759792 gene encoding uncharacterized protein LOC106759792 isoform X1 encodes MAFVAHQSQGLFVTSSSRHLPWSKRLKLKECLTKHYMNGRTDWHCSVKRNICLSVGPPCFCLSKLKPLKISAFRGSTRNDDSGTRASRLKAPKTSVRLGESEEAHNVPLSYASETNDSLPTSSSIHKLLNKWLTMLRTQPSSQEVEKIFEEPTSAGDLPKTLQGTQTKERGEVLKVAWSHFLALDATIKVPLLIFVPLYLAVNVKYGAEVSKELTPLWILGPLIVAMQVMIIRWLCALYAFSFKQTVKLFKNSPSYCISAYSYIFRGKLKEDISTNVLQPILSAKNRDYRQLTRKKLKELQDWVLERYLDYVESIWPYYCRTIRFLKRANLI; translated from the exons ATGGCCTTCGTAGCACATCAGTCTCAG GGTTTGTTCGTGACATCTTCCTCGAGGCATTTGCCATGGAGCAAAAGGCTGAAGTTGAAGGAGTGTTTAACAAAGCATTACATGAATGGACGAACTGACTGGCATTGCTCAGTAAAGCGAAATATTTGTCTAAG TGTAGGACCTCCTTGCTTTTGTTTAAGTAAGCTCAAACCTTTGAAGATTTCAGCCTTTAGAGGCAGCACCCGAAATGATGATTCTGGAACCAGGGCTAGTAGATTGAAGGCACCCAAGACATCTGTTAGACTAGGAGAGAGTGAGGAAGCTCACAATGTTCCACTATCTTATGCATCTGAAACAAATGATAGCCTTCCAACGTCATCCTCTATTCATAAGCTTTTAAATAAATGGCTGACAATGTTGCGCACACAGCCGTCAAGTCAAGAAGTGGAGAAGATTTTTGAAGAACCCACATCAGCTGGGGATTTACCAAAAACTCTTCAAGGGACTCAAACTAAGGAAAGAGGTGAGGTTTTGAAGGTAGCATGGTCCCATTTTCTAGCCCTGGATGCGACAATAAAGGTTCCTTTGTTGATATT TGTTCCTCTCTACCTGGCTGTTAATGTAAAATATGGTGCTGAAGTTTCCAAGGAGTTAACTCCTTTATGGATTTTGGGGCCACTAATTGTGGCTATGCAAGTCATGATAATACGTTGGCTTTGTGCACTCTACGCCTTCAGCTTCAAACAGACTGTGAAATTATTCAAGAATTCTCCCTCTTACTGCATTTCTGCCTATAGCTACATTTTTCGCGGCAAGCTCAAAGAGGATATCTCAACTAATGTTTTGCAGCCTATATTGAGCGCAAAAAATAGAGACTACAGACAACTAACAAGAAAAAAGTTGAAAGAATTGCAGGATTGGGTACTGGAGAGGTATCTTGATTATGTGGAATCAATATGGCCCTATTATTGTCGAACAATCAGATTTCTGAAGAGGGCTAATCTTATTTAG
- the LOC106761273 gene encoding uncharacterized protein LOC106761273 isoform X2, translated as MIQSDTEAQSTQFTNAKKLSSEEEKSKMATVPPPSPPPRSTSDSGNTSPTGKVEAATNNGNCHVDDKKPNFTDGLDHLDSPQCIERFRKYDNDYAHRLLAKYFSNKNLYGGNVFDVQLRVNDEIIKSSGLTCYRSYADPVVGFEDQSSNGSTPPADSQASIPNGKHVVKKT; from the exons ATGATTCAGAGTGACACAGAAGCTCAATCAACCCAATTTACAAATGCAAAAAAACTGAGTTCCgaagaagagaaaagtaaaATGGCGACGGTGCCTCCACCCTCTCCTCCTCCGCGCTCCACCTCCGATTCCGGCAACACCTCTCCCACAGGCAAG GTGGAAGCTGCTACGAACAACGGGAATTGTCACGTCGACGATAAGAAACCTAACTTCACCGATGGGCTTGA TCACTTGGACAGTCCACAATGCATTGAGAGATTCAGAAAATATGACAATGATTACGCTCATCGATTGTTGGCAAAATATTTCTCTAACAAAAACCTTTATGGAG GAAACGTATTTGATGTGCAACTAAGAGTAAATGATGAAATCATAAAGTCAAGCGG CTTGACTTGTTACAGGTCATATGCAGATCCTGTAGTAGGTTTTGAAGATCAATCCAGCAATGGATCAACACCACCAGCAGATTCCCAAGCTAGCATCCCCAATGGGAAGCATGTGGTGAAGAAGACCTGA
- the LOC106761273 gene encoding uncharacterized protein LOC106761273 isoform X1: MIQSDTEAQSTQFTNAKKLSSEEEKSKMATVPPPSPPPRSTSDSGNTSPTGKVEAATNNGNCHVDDKKPNFTDGLDHLDSPQCIERFRKYDNDYAHRLLAKYFSNKNLYGDTKPIHWLKWLCWAEYWYNTNYHEATKTTPLKALYGRYLPPVIRDVSTTPMNKVAVMIQDRNEVTVKWKNMSNSENSWESLGNMMEAFSELHLEDKVNFKGRH; encoded by the exons ATGATTCAGAGTGACACAGAAGCTCAATCAACCCAATTTACAAATGCAAAAAAACTGAGTTCCgaagaagagaaaagtaaaATGGCGACGGTGCCTCCACCCTCTCCTCCTCCGCGCTCCACCTCCGATTCCGGCAACACCTCTCCCACAGGCAAG GTGGAAGCTGCTACGAACAACGGGAATTGTCACGTCGACGATAAGAAACCTAACTTCACCGATGGGCTTGA TCACTTGGACAGTCCACAATGCATTGAGAGATTCAGAAAATATGACAATGATTACGCTCATCGATTGTTGGCAAAATATTTCTCTAACAAAAACCTTTATGGAG ACACTAAACCCATACATTGGCTTAAGTGGCTTTGTTGGGCTGAATATTGGTATAATACCAACTATCATGAGGCCACTAAGACGACACCTCTCAAGGCATTGTATGGAAGATATCTTCCTCCTGTGATTAGAGATGTTTCAACAACTCCTATGAACAAAGTAGCTGTGATGATACAAGACAGAAATGAAGTGACAGTGAAGTGGAAGAACATGTCAAATTCTGAGAATTCATGGGAATCATTGGGTAACATGATGGAAGCATTTTCTGAActtcaccttgaggacaaggtgaatTTTAAAGGAAGGCATTGA
- the LOC106759792 gene encoding uncharacterized protein LOC106759792 isoform X2 → MNGRTDWHCSVKRNICLSVGPPCFCLSKLKPLKISAFRGSTRNDDSGTRASRLKAPKTSVRLGESEEAHNVPLSYASETNDSLPTSSSIHKLLNKWLTMLRTQPSSQEVEKIFEEPTSAGDLPKTLQGTQTKERGEVLKVAWSHFLALDATIKVPLLIFVPLYLAVNVKYGAEVSKELTPLWILGPLIVAMQVMIIRWLCALYAFSFKQTVKLFKNSPSYCISAYSYIFRGKLKEDISTNVLQPILSAKNRDYRQLTRKKLKELQDWVLERYLDYVESIWPYYCRTIRFLKRANLI, encoded by the exons ATGAATGGACGAACTGACTGGCATTGCTCAGTAAAGCGAAATATTTGTCTAAG TGTAGGACCTCCTTGCTTTTGTTTAAGTAAGCTCAAACCTTTGAAGATTTCAGCCTTTAGAGGCAGCACCCGAAATGATGATTCTGGAACCAGGGCTAGTAGATTGAAGGCACCCAAGACATCTGTTAGACTAGGAGAGAGTGAGGAAGCTCACAATGTTCCACTATCTTATGCATCTGAAACAAATGATAGCCTTCCAACGTCATCCTCTATTCATAAGCTTTTAAATAAATGGCTGACAATGTTGCGCACACAGCCGTCAAGTCAAGAAGTGGAGAAGATTTTTGAAGAACCCACATCAGCTGGGGATTTACCAAAAACTCTTCAAGGGACTCAAACTAAGGAAAGAGGTGAGGTTTTGAAGGTAGCATGGTCCCATTTTCTAGCCCTGGATGCGACAATAAAGGTTCCTTTGTTGATATT TGTTCCTCTCTACCTGGCTGTTAATGTAAAATATGGTGCTGAAGTTTCCAAGGAGTTAACTCCTTTATGGATTTTGGGGCCACTAATTGTGGCTATGCAAGTCATGATAATACGTTGGCTTTGTGCACTCTACGCCTTCAGCTTCAAACAGACTGTGAAATTATTCAAGAATTCTCCCTCTTACTGCATTTCTGCCTATAGCTACATTTTTCGCGGCAAGCTCAAAGAGGATATCTCAACTAATGTTTTGCAGCCTATATTGAGCGCAAAAAATAGAGACTACAGACAACTAACAAGAAAAAAGTTGAAAGAATTGCAGGATTGGGTACTGGAGAGGTATCTTGATTATGTGGAATCAATATGGCCCTATTATTGTCGAACAATCAGATTTCTGAAGAGGGCTAATCTTATTTAG